The Branchiostoma floridae strain S238N-H82 chromosome 1, Bfl_VNyyK, whole genome shotgun sequence sequence CTGCGtaacaacttcaaggtatggACACGGTTTACCGACAAACCCGGGTGTCGGATAACCAATggtattttgtttgtgttgtttttcagaCTGCAGTAGCCGCAATTCTTCCTGTGGCGAATGTATTGGAGACGTGAAGGTGGGTGCAGAGGTTTTACATATATGAAATGCATTATACTGGGCTTGGCTAATCTCTACGTATGGATACCATTGCCTTCCTATTAAAACCCTTATCCGACCGATACaattttacgacgaatctgaccgtatggggtcatttttgaccccattttgatTTGCTCATAGATATATCTATGCAGGAGCTGTTTGTCATtactatgtatttactgtttcaccaatctatgaaaaatattttgacaagttttggtgtcagttaTTATTACTCTTTATCATAATGTATACAGAAAATAAGGAGAAAAGACCTTTTGCTCTAAAAATCTACAATATTCCACTTTCTTTAACAATGTTTtggttttatcaatttctaaacattAATGCTGGTGGTATAATACTACCGATAGTATAATCATGTTATTTCACAAGAAaagatacaatatttgtgaaaaatatCGAATTTATTACCTATATAAGTATGCACCATAGTCTGCCTAATCACATACAGacaataaactcaaacttgtCTATTTTCTCTGCAAAGATCTTtgttgtaggttccttctgcacattctgtccatatcttgtttttgttctgttttactTTCAGGTAATTactgcgtattatcataattcatacaGAAtatcgaaaaactgtgttttacactaaaatactattatatgatatatatttaaAAATATTCGTTGATTCACTCATCTAATAAAATGTTGCTGTAATGGCAATGATAAGTAATGCCTGTTATTCTATTGAATTTATGTAGTTAATTTTTCATAactggctggggtcatttttgaccccaacgaaccagacacaaacttttAACTTTCTGTTTTTGCCGTTATTTCTCCAGTGTTACTACTGCTACAAGGACAACACCTGCCGTCTGTACCCGGCCTCGGCGGTTCTTCCCACATCGGAATGTTCGTTGTCACAGGTGCGGTGGGGAGCCACGTGTAACGGTACGTATACGTAGGTctaggtacggtccaggtccagaggatcaggtccaggtccggacctgaacctggaccttgtgaatgggcaatactcaaaacaatggttcatttcgctGCAAAGAAATGTGTTCGGTGTAGTATCTTATCTTTACGcaaacaatgctaactgcctctgttaagtttGATCGTAGAAACATGATAAAAAtgactctcctctactttgctcttgcttTTTCTTGGGCCGATATGCCTCAAAACACATGAACCCCTGCCGCCGTAGTGTCGGTATAAACTGTCCATTttgtaatcggtccaacatccggtccacctaattgtTTTCAGGTCctgtacaccgtaccggtacccatccctactgCGGATGTTCACGAAACTGCACTGATA is a genomic window containing:
- the LOC118419030 gene encoding proton myo-inositol cotransporter-like, which translates into the protein MSKKGDCNRCCCALAVFLSLAIASDSAQVTLVNATTPVSSNTTMSTVTPPITPAGEVDCSSRNSSCGECIGDVKCYYCYKDNTCRLYPASAVLPTSECSLSQVRWGATCNGTYT